In Myxococcales bacterium, one genomic interval encodes:
- the guaB gene encoding IMP dehydrogenase — protein MLADKIKDGITFDDVLIVPRASNVLPKDADISTRLTADIELKIPIISAAMDTVTESETAIIIAEEGGIGIIHKNWSGELQAAEVRKVKKFESGIVSEPITVRPDVLLADLFAMIEKSGISGFPVADGGRLVGIITHRDIQFERDPSKLVRDVMTPRERLVTAREGISLPEAQEILHKNRIEKLPLVDDEFNIKGLITVRDIKTVEKFPNAAKDSLGRLRVGAAVGVGDAEMERAHLLVEAEADVIVVDTAHGHSSGVVDTVRRLRKTYPEMRIIAGNIATGDAAKDLIDAGADAVKVGVGPGSICTTRVVAGCGVPQISAIYDVAQVARKKRIPVIADGGIKYSGDIVKALAAGAQVVMIGSMFAGTDEAPGDVVLYQGRSYKAYRGMGSIGAMKRGSKDRYFQGEVREEKKLVPEGIEGRVPYRGSLREILYQMMGGLRSGMGYSGCATIEQLVEKARFVRISPAGLRESHVHDVIITKEAPNYSME, from the coding sequence ATGTTGGCCGATAAGATCAAAGATGGTATCACGTTTGACGACGTCCTGATTGTCCCTAGGGCGTCGAACGTCCTTCCAAAAGATGCAGATATCTCGACGCGGCTCACCGCCGATATCGAACTAAAGATTCCCATCATCTCCGCTGCAATGGACACCGTCACCGAGTCGGAGACCGCTATCATCATAGCGGAAGAGGGTGGAATTGGAATAATCCATAAGAATTGGTCCGGCGAGCTTCAGGCCGCCGAGGTCCGAAAGGTGAAGAAGTTCGAGAGCGGGATCGTCAGCGAGCCGATAACCGTTCGTCCGGATGTCTTACTTGCAGACCTCTTCGCTATGATTGAAAAGTCGGGCATCTCCGGATTTCCTGTTGCAGATGGCGGCCGACTTGTAGGGATTATCACGCACAGGGATATCCAGTTCGAAAGGGATCCTTCGAAGCTCGTCAGGGATGTCATGACTCCGCGCGAGCGCCTGGTCACCGCGAGAGAGGGGATATCTCTGCCGGAGGCTCAGGAGATTCTTCATAAGAACAGGATAGAAAAACTTCCCCTGGTTGACGACGAATTCAACATAAAAGGTCTTATTACAGTTCGCGATATCAAGACGGTGGAAAAATTTCCCAATGCGGCAAAGGATTCTCTTGGCAGGCTGCGCGTGGGCGCAGCCGTTGGCGTTGGTGATGCCGAGATGGAGAGGGCACATCTTCTCGTGGAAGCAGAAGCCGACGTTATCGTGGTCGATACTGCGCACGGGCATTCCTCTGGCGTCGTCGATACGGTGAGGCGACTGAGAAAAACCTATCCTGAGATGAGAATAATAGCGGGAAACATCGCTACCGGTGATGCCGCCAAGGATCTTATAGATGCCGGTGCCGACGCAGTTAAGGTCGGCGTGGGGCCGGGATCGATCTGTACAACCAGAGTCGTCGCCGGGTGTGGAGTGCCGCAGATAAGCGCTATCTACGATGTCGCCCAGGTGGCTAGAAAAAAGAGAATCCCGGTTATAGCCGATGGCGGAATCAAGTATTCAGGTGATATCGTCAAGGCGTTGGCCGCTGGTGCGCAGGTGGTGATGATAGGCTCTATGTTCGCCGGGACGGATGAAGCCCCCGGCGACGTCGTTCTCTATCAGGGAAGGAGCTATAAGGCCTACCGCGGTATGGGCTCCATAGGCGCGATGAAGCGCGGCAGCAAGGATAGATATTTTCAGGGCGAAGTTCGTGAAGAGAAAAAGCTGGTCCCCGAAGGGATCGAGGGCAGGGTTCCTTACCGGGGGAGCCTCAGGGAAATACTCTATCAGATGATGGGCGGTCTTCGCTCGGGGATGGGATACTCCGGCTGTGCGACGATCGAGCAGCTTGTCGAGAAGGCCAGATTCGTCAGGATTTCTCCCGCAGGTCTTCGCGAATCGCACGTCCACGACGTCATAATCACCAAAGAAGCTCCCAACTACTCAATGGAATAA
- a CDS encoding OmpA family protein encodes MGRFSRYFGSALVIALFLSMASVSNASTEHFNAQFFKPAIGRNPYFMLHSSETLHKLQFDVGVVSSYAYHPMELRQGTQRVRGIIDQLLVEDFVAAFGILEWLQIGVDFPLVVINKFKAPNDPSADPLKNYFNIGDVRAEFKARVLTPYDKYIGLAFIPFITAPTGKSERYVGDDGLTGGIKVALDARLHPKVALAMNLGYQGGKKVDFRNVDYRHRFLVGGGASFIPIPDVWLFGEVNAQTSIDNFFKDRDTTPAEAYLGARWDIKDTGVTLQAGGGTCLVCGVTGARGRGILSVKYRLNTQKYRQLDSDEWIKYNALFKKQLSADELYALKMNCPDNPAQFQSGVHSEQCPKYYELRELADLVVRCPASPDLYNPNQHDPSCPKIFVLSDTYSQDEIRSIYSLSVSEMRLKCPDDPADFKHGVHDSACPKFYTLKDAVDISGQCPANPADFRYGIDDPSCPKFYMLRQDYGEDQWDTMVKYAKLDAERAGVSGGEVKSLKPVYFAFNSSTLDSQAAQALDQVIATINATNWISRISIEGHADSMGTPAANKIVSEKRANVVISYMRSHGLRPGVDLLPYGHGDVKPAASNETEEGRAKNRRVIFHVSTNRYMNYKPPENGMPASAVVVPAEKETEPVVPGGGSSASPPSRWLD; translated from the coding sequence ATGGGAAGGTTTTCGCGCTATTTTGGCTCTGCTCTCGTCATTGCGCTTTTTCTATCCATGGCATCCGTTTCCAATGCCTCCACCGAGCATTTCAATGCCCAGTTTTTCAAGCCCGCCATCGGCAGGAATCCATATTTCATGCTTCACAGTTCTGAGACGCTTCATAAGCTGCAGTTCGATGTCGGTGTCGTTAGTTCTTACGCTTACCATCCGATGGAGCTCAGACAAGGAACGCAGCGAGTTCGCGGAATAATAGATCAGCTTTTGGTCGAGGATTTCGTCGCTGCCTTTGGAATACTTGAATGGCTGCAGATAGGCGTCGATTTTCCGCTGGTAGTCATCAACAAGTTCAAGGCTCCGAACGATCCCTCCGCCGATCCTCTGAAAAACTATTTCAACATCGGGGACGTTCGTGCCGAATTCAAGGCCAGGGTGCTCACACCCTATGACAAATATATCGGCCTCGCCTTCATTCCGTTCATAACAGCTCCTACTGGAAAATCGGAGCGCTATGTCGGAGATGACGGTCTCACCGGGGGGATAAAGGTCGCCTTGGATGCGAGGCTCCATCCAAAGGTCGCCCTTGCCATGAACCTTGGCTATCAGGGGGGTAAAAAGGTCGATTTCCGCAACGTGGATTATCGGCACAGATTTCTGGTCGGCGGAGGGGCCTCCTTCATACCGATTCCGGATGTATGGCTATTCGGCGAGGTCAATGCCCAGACTTCGATAGATAATTTTTTCAAGGACAGAGATACCACTCCTGCCGAAGCCTATCTGGGTGCGAGGTGGGATATCAAGGATACTGGTGTTACGTTGCAGGCCGGTGGCGGCACTTGTCTGGTCTGCGGTGTGACTGGTGCTAGGGGCAGGGGAATCCTTTCCGTGAAATACCGGCTAAATACACAGAAATATCGCCAGCTCGATAGTGATGAGTGGATAAAATACAACGCGCTCTTCAAGAAACAGCTTTCCGCTGACGAACTGTATGCCCTCAAGATGAACTGTCCGGATAATCCAGCGCAGTTTCAGAGCGGCGTTCATAGCGAGCAGTGTCCGAAATATTACGAGCTGAGGGAGTTGGCAGACCTCGTCGTAAGGTGTCCCGCAAGCCCCGATCTCTATAACCCGAACCAGCACGATCCTTCTTGTCCTAAAATCTTCGTGCTTTCTGATACCTATTCGCAGGACGAGATTAGGAGCATCTACTCCCTGAGCGTCTCAGAAATGAGGCTCAAGTGTCCCGATGACCCGGCTGATTTTAAGCACGGCGTTCACGATAGCGCGTGTCCAAAATTCTATACCCTCAAGGATGCGGTAGATATATCCGGTCAGTGCCCTGCGAATCCGGCGGATTTTCGCTACGGGATAGACGACCCATCCTGTCCGAAGTTCTATATGCTGCGTCAGGATTACGGCGAGGACCAGTGGGATACGATGGTCAAGTACGCTAAATTGGATGCTGAAAGAGCAGGGGTCAGCGGCGGAGAGGTGAAGAGTCTGAAACCGGTTTATTTTGCCTTCAACAGTTCCACTCTTGATTCTCAGGCTGCCCAAGCTCTGGATCAGGTGATTGCTACCATCAATGCTACCAACTGGATCAGCCGAATAAGCATCGAGGGGCATGCAGATTCCATGGGAACTCCGGCGGCTAACAAGATCGTCTCCGAAAAGAGGGCCAACGTAGTCATATCTTATATGAGGAGTCATGGGCTTCGCCCCGGAGTCGATCTATTGCCTTATGGGCATGGTGATGTGAAGCCGGCCGCCTCCAATGAGACCGAGGAGGGTCGTGCCAAGAACCGCAGGGTTATCTTTCATGTTTCTACCAACAGATACATGAACTACAAACCTCCCGAAAACGGCATGCCTGCATCGGCTGTCGTAGTTCCTGCCGAGAAGGAAACCGAGCCTGTGGTGCCAGGCGGCGGCAGTTCAGCCTCTCCTCCGTCCAGATGGCTGGATTGA
- a CDS encoding PTS transporter subunit EIIA produces the protein MRLTISDIADMFDVSEGTVSRWVKSDGLPCYSVKGQNRFIKSEVLDWASVRGLRLSRAALRSSDDIGFDFSSFSKALRLGGIHYGLKGTDRESALRSIVSSLRIPNDVDEEFLYQLLLSREGLGSTGVGYGIAIPHPRKPIVLGRSDSSVSLCFMEHPIDFGAADKKPVDIFFLIISNTIREHLHLLSMISLAIHDDSFRKLLIDRASPELLFGDLERIESFPCKIKKDEVAL, from the coding sequence ATGAGACTCACAATTAGTGATATTGCCGATATGTTCGATGTTTCCGAGGGCACCGTTTCCAGATGGGTGAAGAGTGACGGTCTGCCTTGCTATAGTGTGAAGGGGCAAAACAGATTTATAAAATCCGAGGTGCTTGACTGGGCATCGGTGAGAGGGCTCCGCCTTTCAAGGGCTGCTCTCAGATCTTCGGATGATATCGGTTTCGATTTTTCGTCATTTTCAAAGGCATTGCGTCTCGGTGGAATTCACTACGGCCTCAAGGGAACCGATAGGGAGTCTGCACTTCGTTCGATAGTCTCCTCTTTGCGCATTCCAAATGACGTGGATGAAGAATTTCTGTATCAGCTTCTTCTATCCAGGGAAGGGTTGGGTTCTACCGGAGTTGGCTATGGGATAGCTATTCCGCACCCTAGAAAGCCCATAGTGCTTGGTCGCTCCGATTCCAGCGTATCCCTTTGTTTCATGGAACATCCGATTGACTTCGGTGCTGCCGACAAAAAGCCCGTGGATATCTTTTTCCTTATAATCAGCAACACTATAAGGGAGCATCTGCATCTTCTTTCCATGATTAGCCTTGCTATTCATGACGATTCATTCAGAAAGCTTCTCATCGACCGCGCCTCTCCAGAGCTTTTGTTCGGAGATCTGGAAAGAATAGAATCCTTCCCCTGCAAGATAAAGAAAGATGAGGTGGCGCTATGA
- the guaA gene encoding glutamine-hydrolyzing GMP synthase: protein MDYSKILILDFGSQYTQLIARRVREANVYCEIHPFNWPLSEVEKFGAKGVILSGSPASVTEEGSPVLNPKLLSLGLPVLGICYGMQSISKLLGGEVVRAGKREYGRAMLTADESHPVFSGIKSWPMPVWMSHGDKVERIPDGFRVIARSDNSSCAIISNAANTVIGVQFHPEVTHTPEGGALISNFLFKICECKADWTMDSFIEIQRDEIRNRVGEERVILGLSGGVDSSVAAMLLHSAIGEKLTCIFVDNGLLRKSEAAKVEKIFRDNFHINLEVVDASQKFLSELSGVEDPEKKRKIIGRVFIEVFEERAKRLGDVKYLAQGTLYPDVIESVSFRGPSAMIKSHHNVGGLPEKMGLSLVEPFRELFKDEVREVGRKLGMPEEIVARQPFPGPGLAVRVVGNITRDRLDLLRDADDILMQEIKAAGLYNKIWQCFCVLLPVKSVGVMGDERTYENVVAVRAVTSIDGMTADWAHIPYEVLGAISNRIINEVKGINRVVYDISSKPPATIEWE from the coding sequence ATGGACTACAGTAAAATTCTAATTTTGGATTTCGGTTCGCAGTATACCCAGCTGATAGCCAGGCGCGTTCGAGAGGCCAATGTCTATTGCGAAATTCATCCGTTCAATTGGCCCCTCTCGGAGGTGGAAAAATTTGGAGCAAAAGGAGTAATCCTTTCCGGTTCTCCAGCATCTGTCACCGAAGAGGGCTCCCCGGTCCTGAATCCGAAGCTGCTTTCTCTAGGTCTTCCCGTTCTGGGGATCTGTTACGGGATGCAGTCGATATCGAAGTTGCTCGGAGGAGAGGTGGTGCGTGCCGGCAAACGGGAATACGGGCGCGCCATGCTCACAGCCGACGAATCGCATCCGGTATTTTCGGGGATCAAGTCATGGCCGATGCCGGTATGGATGAGCCACGGCGACAAGGTCGAAAGAATTCCCGACGGATTTCGCGTGATCGCGCGTAGCGACAACTCCTCGTGTGCGATCATTTCCAACGCTGCCAACACGGTGATTGGCGTCCAGTTCCATCCTGAGGTTACGCATACTCCGGAGGGAGGCGCTCTTATTTCCAATTTTCTTTTTAAGATATGCGAATGCAAGGCCGACTGGACGATGGATTCATTCATCGAGATTCAGAGAGATGAGATTAGGAACAGGGTTGGGGAGGAAAGGGTGATACTGGGTCTCTCCGGAGGGGTGGATTCCTCGGTCGCCGCCATGCTTTTGCACAGCGCAATAGGAGAGAAGCTCACCTGCATATTCGTCGATAACGGCCTTTTGAGGAAATCCGAGGCCGCCAAGGTCGAGAAAATTTTTCGCGATAATTTTCACATCAATCTCGAAGTCGTCGATGCCTCACAGAAATTTCTTTCCGAGCTTTCCGGCGTCGAGGATCCGGAAAAAAAGCGTAAGATAATAGGACGAGTATTCATAGAGGTGTTTGAGGAGAGGGCTAAAAGACTTGGAGATGTGAAATATCTTGCACAGGGAACGCTCTATCCGGATGTCATCGAGTCGGTCTCCTTCAGGGGGCCGTCGGCTATGATAAAAAGTCACCATAACGTCGGAGGATTGCCTGAAAAGATGGGGCTTAGCCTCGTGGAGCCTTTCAGGGAGCTCTTCAAAGATGAGGTTCGCGAGGTTGGCAGAAAACTCGGTATGCCTGAGGAGATCGTAGCCAGACAGCCCTTTCCCGGCCCTGGGCTTGCGGTCAGGGTGGTAGGTAATATAACCAGGGATCGTCTCGACCTTCTGCGCGATGCCGACGATATCCTGATGCAGGAGATAAAGGCGGCGGGGCTCTATAATAAAATCTGGCAGTGCTTTTGCGTTCTTCTTCCGGTGAAGTCTGTAGGCGTCATGGGGGACGAACGAACTTACGAGAACGTGGTTGCTGTGCGAGCGGTGACCTCGATCGATGGTATGACCGCCGATTGGGCGCATATCCCGTACGAAGTTCTCGGTGCGATATCAAATCGAATCATCAACGAGGTGAAGGGGATCAACCGCGTCGTGTACGATATCTCATCGAAACCTCCCGCCACCATAGAGTGGGAATAA
- a CDS encoding hydrogenase has protein sequence MIGLINIAAALVLAPLVPGIINRTKAKFAGRKGAPLLQNYYDIIKLLRKGAVISWSATWISKIGPAISLVAVMISLSLLPLGGGASFLSFSGDLILFAYLLGVARFFVVLSALDAGSSFEGMGASRDVMFSALAEPTLMISLLTLARVSDSFSLSGIYSGLASSWGGHGMAIFLAAVVLFIVLLAENSRIPIDDPNTHLELTMIHEVMVLDLGGPDLAFITYGAALKLWIFSSLFGGVIFPSSSSSCALSLLSSISIIFITAIAVGVVESTMARLKMMRVPQLLSGAASVAMLAFLISFLLG, from the coding sequence ATGATTGGTTTGATAAATATTGCAGCAGCTCTTGTCCTGGCACCTCTTGTGCCCGGCATCATCAACAGAACCAAGGCGAAGTTTGCTGGTCGCAAGGGGGCTCCCTTGCTCCAGAATTACTATGACATAATAAAACTTCTCAGGAAAGGTGCGGTGATCAGCTGGAGCGCCACCTGGATCTCCAAAATAGGGCCTGCGATTTCACTCGTTGCGGTGATGATCTCTCTATCGCTGCTCCCTCTGGGAGGAGGCGCATCATTCCTCTCCTTTTCAGGCGATCTGATACTCTTTGCTTATCTTCTCGGAGTAGCCAGATTCTTCGTAGTGCTAAGCGCTCTCGATGCCGGTTCAAGTTTTGAAGGGATGGGGGCTTCACGCGATGTCATGTTTTCAGCGCTGGCCGAGCCGACGCTTATGATATCACTGCTCACTCTTGCGAGGGTATCCGATTCTTTTTCCCTCTCCGGAATATATTCCGGACTGGCCTCTTCCTGGGGAGGGCATGGTATGGCGATATTCCTTGCGGCCGTGGTTCTGTTCATAGTGCTTCTGGCTGAAAATTCCAGGATACCGATTGACGATCCAAATACCCATCTCGAGCTGACCATGATCCATGAGGTTATGGTGTTGGATTTGGGCGGACCTGATCTCGCCTTTATAACTTATGGTGCGGCTTTGAAATTGTGGATCTTCTCATCGCTCTTCGGCGGCGTGATATTTCCTTCCAGTTCCTCCAGTTGTGCACTTTCCCTGCTATCGAGTATATCTATTATATTCATCACGGCGATAGCCGTAGGCGTTGTTGAATCCACGATGGCGAGGTTGAAGATGATGCGCGTGCCGCAGCTTTTGAGCGGAGCTGCTTCTGTGGCAATGCTGGCTTTTCTCATTTCTTTTTTATTGGGGTGA
- a CDS encoding hydrogenase — MKSAIDSILILLVLANLYLLVTSRIRSSIRVVAVQGILLGLIPIFAHSEGELFRAYLISFVSIALKGFLFPFLLNRVLSSTNLRREIEPIVGYTVSVLIGVALFIISLWLASRVPAVGHMHSVLALAVALSTMLIGLFFIVARRKAINQILGYIILENGIFAFGFALDIEAGMIVELGILIDALLAVSVMGLAVYHIHREYDGTDTSLLSALKD, encoded by the coding sequence GTGAAGAGCGCGATAGATTCCATACTCATACTTTTGGTTCTGGCAAATCTTTATCTGCTGGTGACATCCAGAATTCGTTCGTCGATACGAGTTGTGGCCGTGCAGGGAATTCTCTTGGGGTTGATTCCTATTTTTGCCCATTCGGAGGGGGAGCTCTTCAGAGCCTATCTCATATCATTTGTCAGTATAGCGCTTAAGGGTTTTCTCTTTCCCTTCTTGCTAAACAGGGTGCTCTCCAGCACGAATCTTAGAAGGGAGATAGAGCCTATAGTCGGGTATACGGTTTCCGTTCTCATCGGTGTTGCTCTATTCATAATATCCCTCTGGCTCGCCTCTAGGGTTCCGGCCGTGGGGCATATGCATTCGGTTCTCGCCCTCGCAGTTGCACTTTCCACCATGCTGATCGGACTATTCTTCATAGTAGCCAGAAGAAAAGCAATAAACCAGATTCTGGGTTATATAATTCTCGAGAACGGTATTTTCGCCTTCGGATTTGCGCTGGATATAGAAGCGGGGATGATCGTCGAGCTTGGAATCCTCATTGATGCGCTGCTTGCGGTAAGCGTTATGGGGCTTGCCGTCTATCACATACACAGGGAGTATGATGGAACCGACACCTCTCTTCTGTCGGCTCTCAAGGATTGA
- a CDS encoding hydrogenase, which translates to MILTGFSIVAILLGGVLSLLLGNSSRKAALFSSLGISLGAILGLFQVFAALFASVPLSFSAEWSVPYGSFDVGIDSLSALFLIPVFILSALSALYGARYLPELAGRKSTGSSWFYLSLLIVSMVAVIIARNAILFLFAWEIMALSSFFLVCFNSERKNVRSAGWTYLVATHIGTAFLFLFFAIAGVRAGSFNFSEWGTLSSLASPELFGMFLLAVVGFGSKAGVIPLHVWLPEAHPAAPSHISAIMSGVMIKTGIYGLLRMMIFFGFDHIWLGYLLIFIGLTSGVLGVLYALAQHDLKSLLAYHSVENIGIIFLGIGIGTVGVASGANVVAALGFAGALLHVLNHALFKGLLFLGAGSVLYSTRTTSIDRLGGLLKRMPVTGASFLVGSVAIAGLPPLNGFVSELLIYLSAILYISHLSASNLAGIWSFVPALITIAGLALIGGLASACFAKAFGVVFLGEPREEGASKSSEVPMAMRLPMIVLSGACAFIGLCGPLILGLMIPVLVSSISLDGESAGSALSFARWPMIVVASAATVLIFLTGAVMYLRKRLLRRREVTTSPTWDCGYELPSPKMQYTASSFAAPLVGLFKSLVRIRTSPPVLKDFFPDGGSYEAHPADIFREGIFAPLFKFIQKTAFAFRWLQNGSVHLYILYIAFTLLALLLWKLGGL; encoded by the coding sequence ATGATCCTGACAGGATTTTCCATCGTCGCCATCCTATTGGGGGGAGTGCTTTCACTTCTGCTGGGTAATTCTTCCAGAAAAGCCGCTCTCTTTTCCTCGCTTGGTATTTCTTTGGGCGCTATCTTGGGTCTTTTTCAGGTTTTTGCTGCGCTCTTTGCTTCAGTCCCGTTGAGTTTTTCTGCCGAATGGAGCGTCCCTTACGGATCTTTCGATGTCGGAATCGATTCTCTTTCGGCCTTATTTCTGATCCCCGTTTTTATACTGTCGGCTCTTTCAGCCCTCTATGGGGCCAGATATCTGCCTGAGCTTGCGGGTAGGAAATCGACCGGCTCCTCATGGTTTTATCTGTCGCTTCTGATCGTTAGCATGGTCGCAGTCATCATCGCGCGCAACGCAATTTTATTTCTCTTTGCGTGGGAAATAATGGCACTTTCCTCATTTTTTCTGGTCTGTTTCAACAGTGAAAGGAAAAATGTCAGGTCAGCTGGATGGACCTATCTCGTGGCTACGCACATAGGGACGGCATTTTTGTTCCTGTTTTTTGCGATCGCGGGAGTCAGGGCTGGCAGCTTCAATTTTTCCGAATGGGGCACGTTGTCCTCGCTCGCTAGCCCGGAACTTTTTGGGATGTTCCTTCTGGCGGTGGTGGGGTTTGGCAGCAAGGCCGGTGTCATACCGCTTCACGTATGGCTTCCGGAAGCCCATCCCGCCGCGCCCTCGCATATATCCGCGATAATGTCGGGGGTGATGATAAAGACCGGTATATACGGCCTGCTTAGAATGATGATATTTTTTGGGTTCGATCATATCTGGTTGGGGTACCTGCTTATTTTCATCGGCTTGACCTCCGGCGTTCTTGGCGTTTTGTACGCGCTTGCGCAGCACGATCTGAAGTCGCTTCTTGCTTATCACAGTGTTGAAAATATCGGGATCATATTTCTTGGAATCGGAATCGGTACTGTTGGTGTGGCCAGTGGGGCGAATGTCGTCGCTGCGCTTGGTTTTGCCGGAGCTCTTCTGCACGTTCTTAATCACGCCCTTTTCAAGGGCTTGCTCTTTCTTGGCGCCGGCTCGGTTTTGTACTCGACCCGAACGACCTCGATAGATCGTCTCGGCGGTCTCCTGAAACGCATGCCGGTCACCGGGGCTTCCTTCCTTGTTGGCTCGGTTGCTATTGCAGGGCTTCCTCCGCTCAATGGTTTTGTAAGTGAGTTGCTGATCTATCTTTCAGCGATATTGTACATTTCACATCTTTCAGCCTCAAACCTTGCAGGGATCTGGAGTTTTGTTCCGGCTTTAATAACCATCGCAGGCTTGGCGTTAATAGGAGGGCTGGCATCGGCGTGTTTTGCAAAGGCCTTTGGCGTTGTGTTTTTAGGTGAGCCACGCGAAGAGGGGGCATCGAAGTCCTCCGAAGTCCCGATGGCCATGCGTCTGCCTATGATCGTCCTGTCCGGCGCTTGTGCTTTCATAGGACTCTGCGGTCCTCTAATTTTGGGTTTGATGATTCCCGTCCTTGTTTCTTCCATATCCCTGGATGGTGAATCTGCTGGCAGCGCTCTTTCATTTGCACGATGGCCGATGATAGTTGTCGCTTCTGCTGCCACTGTGCTGATATTTCTTACAGGTGCGGTGATGTATTTGAGAAAGCGGTTGCTCCGCAGGCGAGAGGTGACAACTTCTCCGACGTGGGATTGCGGATATGAGCTACCATCTCCTAAAATGCAGTACACGGCATCGTCATTCGCCGCTCCGCTCGTCGGCCTTTTTAAATCGCTGGTGAGAATCAGGACTTCGCCTCCGGTCCTGAAGGATTTTTTTCCGGATGGCGGATCCTACGAGGCGCATCCTGCTGACATCTTCAGAGAGGGGATCTTTGCTCCACTCTTTAAGTTTATCCAAAAAACTGCATTCGCGTTCAGGTGGCTGCAAAATGGGAGCGTGCATCTGTACATCCTTTATATAGCATTCACTTTGCTCGCTTTGCTTCTATGGAAGCTTGGTGGACTATGA
- a CDS encoding NADH dehydrogenase FAD-containing subunit, giving the protein MILALVLLPALAGIISFFMRKAYAARALMISTAFAHLSLVVWCWHTRPAPFYQGWFALDSLGLLFLSVASFLFFFSTIYRVGSGNAGALVKKRDFEGSSTFIDFSESVYCGCMMLFLSTMTLVCVSLQFGMIWVGVEATTLASAPLIYYHMHKRSLEAAWKYLLICSVGIVIALLGNFFLAVAVSEGGLHSSLVLSSLMNRASLGHINIFWLKGAFLLFIVGYGTKMGLAPMHTWLPDAHSESPSAVSALLSGALLNCSFLGIIRAQQLLNAAGAGQLGRDLLIIFGIFSMAIAAIFILGQNDYKRMLAYSSVEHMGILAVGVGIGGIAVYGSMLHAVNHSLAKAALFFTAGNILTFYRSKSSLEVRGVLRFLPVSGVVWVAGFFAITGSPPFGTFFSEFSILKGMVDQDRIFIAVAYLALLAVVFVGMVGPFFKMAYGNMDQLPAERVNREPILSFIPPVVMMLAVLILGLCIPDALTSLILEAAGELGGLR; this is encoded by the coding sequence ATGATACTCGCACTCGTGCTTCTACCAGCTTTGGCCGGAATCATTTCCTTCTTCATGAGGAAGGCCTATGCCGCCCGCGCGCTGATGATATCGACGGCCTTTGCTCATCTCTCTCTTGTGGTGTGGTGCTGGCACACGAGACCCGCGCCATTCTATCAGGGGTGGTTTGCCCTCGATTCATTGGGGCTACTCTTTTTGAGCGTAGCCAGCTTTCTTTTCTTTTTTTCGACGATATACAGGGTCGGATCCGGCAACGCCGGAGCTCTTGTAAAGAAGCGGGATTTCGAAGGATCCTCCACCTTTATCGATTTCAGCGAGTCGGTCTATTGCGGATGCATGATGCTTTTTCTTTCCACGATGACGCTCGTCTGCGTCAGTCTCCAGTTTGGCATGATCTGGGTGGGTGTGGAGGCGACAACTTTGGCTAGCGCGCCGCTTATCTATTATCATATGCACAAGAGATCGCTGGAAGCCGCGTGGAAATATTTGCTCATCTGCTCCGTGGGAATCGTGATCGCCTTGCTGGGCAACTTTTTTCTTGCAGTTGCTGTGTCGGAAGGGGGTCTTCACAGCTCACTTGTTTTATCATCGCTCATGAACAGGGCATCACTTGGCCATATCAATATTTTCTGGCTGAAGGGGGCCTTTTTGCTTTTCATCGTTGGATATGGAACGAAGATGGGACTTGCTCCGATGCACACCTGGCTACCGGATGCTCATAGCGAGTCTCCATCCGCCGTATCGGCCCTTCTGTCCGGCGCGCTTCTCAATTGCTCATTTTTGGGGATTATCAGGGCGCAGCAGCTTCTCAATGCAGCGGGGGCGGGACAGTTAGGACGCGATCTGTTGATAATCTTCGGCATCTTCTCGATGGCGATCGCCGCGATCTTTATCCTCGGGCAAAACGATTACAAGAGGATGCTTGCGTATTCCAGCGTCGAACACATGGGGATACTGGCGGTAGGTGTGGGCATCGGGGGGATAGCTGTTTACGGAAGCATGCTGCATGCGGTTAACCATTCCCTTGCCAAGGCTGCCCTGTTTTTCACTGCTGGAAACATCCTCACCTTCTACAGGTCAAAATCATCACTTGAAGTGAGAGGGGTGCTGAGGTTTTTGCCTGTTTCCGGTGTGGTATGGGTGGCAGGTTTTTTTGCGATCACCGGTTCTCCTCCCTTCGGCACCTTCTTCAGCGAGTTTTCGATACTGAAGGGGATGGTCGATCAGGATCGGATTTTCATCGCCGTTGCCTATCTTGCGCTTCTGGCCGTTGTCTTCGTGGGAATGGTAGGGCCCTTTTTCAAGATGGCATATGGGAACATGGACCAGCTGCCTGCCGAGCGTGTGAACCGCGAGCCTATCCTTTCATTCATCCCTCCGGTTGTGATGATGCTGGCTGTGCTCATTTTGGGTCTGTGCATTCCCGATGCGTTGACTTCGCTTATTCTTGAGGCTGCCGGAGAACTCGGAGGCTTACGATGA